In Taeniopygia guttata chromosome 7, bTaeGut7.mat, whole genome shotgun sequence, a single window of DNA contains:
- the ARPC2 gene encoding actin-related protein 2/3 complex subunit 2, which yields MILLEVNNRIIEETLTLKFEGAAAGNKPEAVEVTFADFDGVLYHISNPNGDKTKVMVSISLKFYKELQEHGADEVLKKVYGSYLVNPESGYNVSLLYDLENLPADKDAIVHQAGMLKRNCFASVFEKYFKFQEEGKEGEKRAVIHYRDDETMYVEAKKDRVTVVFSTVFKDDDDVVIGKVFMQEFKEGRRASHTAPQVLFSHREPPLELKDTDAAVGDNIGYITFVLFPRHTNAAARDNTINLIHTFRDYLHYHIKCSKAYIHTRMRAKTSDFLKVLNRARPDAEKKEMKTITGKTFTTR from the exons ATGATCCTGCTCGAGGTCAACAACCGCATCATCGAGGAGACCCTCACGCTCAAGTTCGAGGGCGCGGCCGCCGG aaaTAAACCAGAGGCAGTAGAAGTAACATTTGCAG ACTTTGATGGAGTCCTTTACCATATTTCAAACCCCAATGGAGACAAGACAAAAGTGATGGTCAGTATTTCTCTGAAATTCTACAAGGAACTCCAGGAACACGGTGCTGATGAG GTATTGAAGAAAGTCTATGGAAGCTACTTGGTAAATCCTGAATCAG GTTACAATGTCTCTTTGCTCTACGACCTGGAGAACCTTCCTGCAGACAAGGATGCCATTGTGCACCAAGCCGGCATGTTGAAGCGCAACTGCTTTGCTTCAGTCTTTGAGAAGTATTTCAAATTCCAGGAAGAGGgcaaagaaggagaaaaaagagcagTCATCCACTACAGGGATGATGAGACAAT GTATGTTGAGGCAAAGAAGGACCGTGTCACGGTTGTGTTCAGCACGGTATTTAAAGACGACGATGATGTGGTGATCGGAAAGGTGTTTATGCAG GAGTTCAAGGAGGGTCGCCGGGCCAGTCACACAGCCCCACAGGTGCTCTTCAGCCACAGGGAGCCACCCTTGGAGCTGAAAGACACGGACGCAGCTGTTGGAGATAATATTGGCTACATCACTTTTG TGCTGTTCCCCCGTCACACCAATGCTGCAGCCAGAGACAACACCATAAACCTGATCCACACATTCCGGGACTACCTGCACTATCACATCAAGTGCTCGAAG GCCTATATTCACACGCGTATGAGGGCAAAAACGTCAGATTTCCTCAAGGTGCTCAACCGTGCCCGTCCAGAcgcagagaagaaagaaatgaaaacaatcaC GGGGAAGACGTTCACAACCCGTTAA